One Formosa agariphila KMM 3901 genomic window, TAAATTATTTTTTTTCTGAAGCTGTATAATTAAAAACGCGTCACTCTAAAAATACATTAAGAGTGACGCGTTTGGTAAAATTAATTACTGATAATTAATACATTTTTATAACGTTAATTCTAGAATAAAGCGAAGTCTTCTATTTGTATTTAAAAACACTTATGGCTAGAGGAGGAACAGTTATAGAAAACATATAAGGTTTATTATTCCAAGTTTTCTTTTTGGCTTTTATGGCTTTGGTATTTACAACACCACTACCTCCATATTCTGCGCTGTCGCTATTAAATATTTCGACTAAGGTTCCTTTTCTAGGGACACCTATATCGTAGTTTTTATGACTGTTAGGGGTGAAATTACATACCACAATAAGATCATTTTCTTCGTCATGACCTTTTCGGATATAAGACATCACCGCATTCTGATGGTCGTCGTAGCTAATCCATTCAAAGCCGGCTTGAGCAAATCCTTTTTCATACAAGGCTGGCGTGTTTTGATATAATGTGTTTAATGTTTTAACATACGATTTTGTTTTAATATGTGGTTCGAATTCTAATAGATTCCAATCTAAACTCGTCTGAAAATCCCATTCGTTATACTGTCCAAATTCAGCACCCATAAAGAGTAGTTTTGTTCCGGGATGCGTATACATATATCCCAACATCAATCTTAAATTGGCGAAGCGTTGCCACTCGTCTCCAGGCATTCTACCGAGTACCGAGTTTTTACCGTAAACCACTTCGTCATGTGAAATAGGAAGCATAAAATGCTCGGAAAAGGCATAGGCTAAACTAAATGTAATTTCGTTTTGGTGATAACTTCTGTAAATAGGATCTTTCTTAAAATAATCTAAGGTATCGTGCATCCAACCCATCATCCATTTCATTCCAAAACCTAATCCGCCATGCTCAACTTTGTTGGTTACGCCAGTGTAGGCCGTAGATTCTTCGGCTATGGTTTGAATACCATTAAACATAGAATATACAGCTTCGTTACATTCCTTTAAAAACGAAACGGCTGCTAAGTTTTCATTTCCACCGTAAATATTTGGTTCCCATTCGCCTTCTTCTCTAGAATAATCTAAATAAATCATAGAAGCCACAGCATCGACACGTAATGCATCTATATGGTAATTTTGAAGCCAATACACTGCATTACTTATTAGAAAAGATCGTACTTCTGGACGCTCGTAATTAAAAATTAAGCTTTTCCAATCTTGGTGATAGCCTTTTCTAACATCTGGATGTTCGTATAAATGCGAGCCATCAAAATTTCCTAGACCATGTGCATCCGAAGGAAAGTGGGAGGGAACCCAGTCTAGAATTACGCCTATATCTGCATCGTGAAATGCATCTATTAAACCCATAAATTCCTGTGGTGTTCCAAACCTAGACGTTGGTGCAAAGTAACCTGTAATTTGATATCCCCACGATGGATCGTAAGGAAACTCCATAATAGGCATAAATTCTACGTGAGTAAAATTCATATCTTTTACATAAGCGACTAAAGTTTTTGAAAGTTCTGAATACGTTAAAAAACGATCTTCTTCAACGTTTTTCATCCATGATCCTAGATGTACTTCGTAAACGGCATATGGTCTATCTAAACCATTTTTTTCGTTACGGTAAGACATCCACCCTTTATCTTTCCATTTGTAGTTCGCAGTTTCCCAAACAATAGATGCTGTTTTAGGGGGCTGCTCGCAACGTATAGCATAAGGATCGGCTTTCTCTGTTTTGATGTCGTGATTATTGCTGATAATAGCATATTTATATAATGTGCCTTTACCAACATTAGGGATAAAACCTTCCCAAATTCCGCTAGAATCCCAACGCACATAAAGTGGATGTTCTTCTGCGTTCCAAAAGTTAAAATCGCCAATTACCGAAACAGACTTAGCGCTAGGAGCCCAAACAGCAAAGTAAGTGCCTTTTTCACCTTCATAGGTAACGATATGCGATCCAAATTTTTCGAATAAATTGTAATGTTTTCCTGATTTGAATAGGTTTATATCAAAATCAGTAAATAAGCTATACGCTTTAACTTTTGTCATGATAGTATGTTGTAAATCACTTCAAAATAGTTTGAAGTAAAAAATATTTATTTAAGCTAGATTTTAAAGTACAAATCCAGATGGTATGACAGCATTCTTTTTAACAACTACAATACCGTCTCTAATTACATAAAGATCGGTTTCTGTGTCTTCTAAATGTGGTCCTCCGTTAATGGTAACGTCGTCCCCAATTCTACTGTTTTTATCTATTATGGCGTTATTTATGTTACAACGTTCTCCAATACCTACAAGAATTTGAATCTGATTTTTATCAATTTCTTCTAAAGTTTCGTAAAAATCGGATCCCATAATATATGCATTAGTAATTACAGTTTCTTTTCCAATACGTGCTCGAATTCCAATAACTGAATGTTCTATTTTAGAAGCTTGTATAATACATCCTTCTGCAATTACAGCTTTGTTTAATGTTGTTCCAGCAAGTTTTGTTGTTGGTAACATTCTAGCGTGTGTATAAATACGCTGATTTTTATCGTATAAATTAAATTTAGGAATATCGTCTGTTAACCCTAAGTTAGCTTCAAAGAACGATTCTATAGTACCTATATCTGTCCAATAACCTTCGTATTGGTAACTATATACTGGACGTTTACCAATGGCTTGTGGAATAATTTCTTTTCCAAAATCGTTGGTGCTTGGGTCGTTCATTAAATCGACTAACAATTGTTTGTTAAAAACATAAATACCCATAGACGCTAAGTAATGACGTCCTTCTGCTTTCATTTCGTCACTTACTTCAGACTCCCAACCTTTAATTAATTCGCTGTTAGGTTTTTCTATAAATGAAGAAATCATACTGTTTTCATCTGTTTTTAAAATACCAAACGAAGTTCCGTCTTTAGCATTAACAGGGTAGGTAGCAACACTAATTTCTGCGCCACTTTGAATATGTTTTTCTATTAATTCGTTAAAATCCATTTGGTATAATTGATCCCCAGAAAGAATTAATGCATACTCAAAATCGTTTCTTAAAAAGTGATGCATGCTTTGTCTAACGGCATCTGCGGTACCTTGAAACCAATTACTGTTAGATATAGTTTGCTCTGCAGCCAATACATTTACAAACGCAGAACTAAAAAAACTAAAGTGATACGTATCTTTAATATGTCGGTTTAATGATGCCGAATTAAACTGTGTTAATACAAACATGCGTTTAATGTCTGAGTTAATACAGTTTGAGATTGGAATATCTACTAGTCTGTATTTTCCTGCAATTGGCACAGCTGGTTTAGATCTGTCTTCTGTTAATGGATAAAGTCTTGAGCCTTGACCACCACCTAATATAATAGATAGTACTTTGTTGTTGATCATAAAAATGGATTTAATGAGTTATAGACGTTTAAATAGGATTGAGCTGAGGCATGCCAAGAGTGATCTATAGACATGATATCAAATCGAGTTTGTTTAAATATTTCAGAGTTGTAAAATTCTGCGGCGCGTTCTATAGCTTCACAAACTTCTGCAACGGTTACTTCATTATGGCAAATTCCAAATCCACCATCGTATATATCTTCTACGGTATCCTTTAAGCCACCTACACTGTTTACTATTGGAATAGTACCGTATCTTAAAGAATACATTTGGTTTAATCCGCAAGGTTCTACTCGCGAAGGCATTAATAGAAAATCTGCACCAGCGTAAATTATATGCGACAGTTTTTCGTCGTAGCCTATAAAGGCATTGTATTTGTCTTTATATTTTGTTTTTAAGTTTCTAA contains:
- the glgB gene encoding 1,4-alpha-glucan branching protein GlgB; protein product: MTKVKAYSLFTDFDINLFKSGKHYNLFEKFGSHIVTYEGEKGTYFAVWAPSAKSVSVIGDFNFWNAEEHPLYVRWDSSGIWEGFIPNVGKGTLYKYAIISNNHDIKTEKADPYAIRCEQPPKTASIVWETANYKWKDKGWMSYRNEKNGLDRPYAVYEVHLGSWMKNVEEDRFLTYSELSKTLVAYVKDMNFTHVEFMPIMEFPYDPSWGYQITGYFAPTSRFGTPQEFMGLIDAFHDADIGVILDWVPSHFPSDAHGLGNFDGSHLYEHPDVRKGYHQDWKSLIFNYERPEVRSFLISNAVYWLQNYHIDALRVDAVASMIYLDYSREEGEWEPNIYGGNENLAAVSFLKECNEAVYSMFNGIQTIAEESTAYTGVTNKVEHGGLGFGMKWMMGWMHDTLDYFKKDPIYRSYHQNEITFSLAYAFSEHFMLPISHDEVVYGKNSVLGRMPGDEWQRFANLRLMLGYMYTHPGTKLLFMGAEFGQYNEWDFQTSLDWNLLEFEPHIKTKSYVKTLNTLYQNTPALYEKGFAQAGFEWISYDDHQNAVMSYIRKGHDEENDLIVVCNFTPNSHKNYDIGVPRKGTLVEIFNSDSAEYGGSGVVNTKAIKAKKKTWNNKPYMFSITVPPLAISVFKYK
- a CDS encoding glucose-1-phosphate adenylyltransferase, with the protein product MINNKVLSIILGGGQGSRLYPLTEDRSKPAVPIAGKYRLVDIPISNCINSDIKRMFVLTQFNSASLNRHIKDTYHFSFFSSAFVNVLAAEQTISNSNWFQGTADAVRQSMHHFLRNDFEYALILSGDQLYQMDFNELIEKHIQSGAEISVATYPVNAKDGTSFGILKTDENSMISSFIEKPNSELIKGWESEVSDEMKAEGRHYLASMGIYVFNKQLLVDLMNDPSTNDFGKEIIPQAIGKRPVYSYQYEGYWTDIGTIESFFEANLGLTDDIPKFNLYDKNQRIYTHARMLPTTKLAGTTLNKAVIAEGCIIQASKIEHSVIGIRARIGKETVITNAYIMGSDFYETLEEIDKNQIQILVGIGERCNINNAIIDKNSRIGDDVTINGGPHLEDTETDLYVIRDGIVVVKKNAVIPSGFVL